One window from the genome of Musa acuminata AAA Group cultivar baxijiao chromosome BXJ1-4, Cavendish_Baxijiao_AAA, whole genome shotgun sequence encodes:
- the LOC135647176 gene encoding chaperone protein dnaJ GFA2, mitochondrial-like isoform X1, with the protein MRPHAARLGFWFARRSLGSKLLDESTTAAALDGASARFVSWACSSSRSVVNENCEAANLTKGIINGAFQWHFVPSRSFHGTRSVSAKDYYDVLGDNKNASASDIKKAYHALAKKLHPDTNKDDAGAERKFQEVQCAYDVLKDEDKRRLYNQVGPDAFEQVAAGGGPGPNGPFGGAGFGNPFEDIFGGAGGFNDFFRSMFREREFGGQDVEVSPEISFMEAVQGCSKIVTFQTAVTCESCGGAGIPPGTKPETCRACRSGMTFMQNGSFRPQSTCSQCGGSGRAVKSLCKSCRGQRAVKGVKSVKLDVVPGADDNDAM; encoded by the exons ATGAGGCCCCACGCCGCCCGCCTCGGCTTCTGGTTCGCCCGCAGGTCCCTCGGATCGAAACTCCTCGATGAATCGACAACCGCCGCTGCG TTGGACGGCGCATCGGCCCGGTTCGTTTCCTGGGCTTGCAGCTCGTCTCGGAGTGTCGTAAACGAAAATTGCGAAGCAG CGAATCTTACGAAGGGGATTATTAATGGAGCGTTTCAGTGGCACTTTGTCCCGAGCAGGTCGTTTCATG GTACACGGTCAGTGTCTGCAAAGGATTACTATGATGTACTTGGTGATAATAAGAATGCAAGCGCTTCTGATATCAAAAAAGCCTACCATGCG CTTGCTAAGAAGCTCCATCCTGACACAAACAAAGATGATGCTGGTGCAGAAAGAAAATTCCAAGAAGTGCAATGCGCATATGAT gTTTTGAAGGATGAGGATAAACGAAGGTTATATAATCAG GTTGGTCCAGATGCATTTGAACAAGTTGCAGCTGGAGGTGGTCCCGGTCCTAATGGACCATTTGGAGGAGCTGGGTTTGGGAATCCATTTGAAGATATATTTGGTGGTGCTGGAGGATTCAACGAT TTTTTCAGAAGCATgttcagagagagagaatttgGAGGACAAGATGTTGag GTTTCTCCTGAAATTTCATTCATGGAAGCAGTTCAAGGGTGTTCCAAGATTGTGACTTTCCAAACTGCTGTAACTTGTGAATCATGTG GTGGTGCTGGCATCCCTCCTGGAACAAAGCCTGAAACCTGTAGAGCCTGCAGATCTGGAATG ACTTTCATGCAAAACGGCTCCTTCAGGCCGCAGTCAACATGTTCACAATGTGGTGGATCAGGGAGGGCTGTCAAA agCCTATGCAAGTCATGCAGAGGACAGCGAGCTGTGAAAGGTGTGAAGTCAGTTAAGCTGGATGTGGTACCTG GAGCGGATGACAATGATGCTATGTAA
- the LOC135647176 gene encoding chaperone protein dnaJ GFA2, mitochondrial-like isoform X2, producing the protein MRPHAARLGFWFARRSLGSKLLDESTTAAALDGASARFVSWACSSSRSVVNENCEAANLTKGIINGAFQWHFVPSRSFHGTRSVSAKDYYDVLGDNKNASASDIKKAYHALAKKLHPDTNKDDAGAERKFQEVQCAYDVLKDEDKRRLYNQVGPDAFEQVAAGGGPGPNGPFGGAGFGNPFEDIFGGAGGFNDFFRSMFREREFGGQDVEVSPEISFMEAVQGCSKIVTFQTAVTCESCGGAGIPPGTKPETCRACRSGMTFMQNGSFRPQSTCSQCGGSGRAVKSLCKSCRGQRAVKGVKSVKLDVVPVRSG; encoded by the exons ATGAGGCCCCACGCCGCCCGCCTCGGCTTCTGGTTCGCCCGCAGGTCCCTCGGATCGAAACTCCTCGATGAATCGACAACCGCCGCTGCG TTGGACGGCGCATCGGCCCGGTTCGTTTCCTGGGCTTGCAGCTCGTCTCGGAGTGTCGTAAACGAAAATTGCGAAGCAG CGAATCTTACGAAGGGGATTATTAATGGAGCGTTTCAGTGGCACTTTGTCCCGAGCAGGTCGTTTCATG GTACACGGTCAGTGTCTGCAAAGGATTACTATGATGTACTTGGTGATAATAAGAATGCAAGCGCTTCTGATATCAAAAAAGCCTACCATGCG CTTGCTAAGAAGCTCCATCCTGACACAAACAAAGATGATGCTGGTGCAGAAAGAAAATTCCAAGAAGTGCAATGCGCATATGAT gTTTTGAAGGATGAGGATAAACGAAGGTTATATAATCAG GTTGGTCCAGATGCATTTGAACAAGTTGCAGCTGGAGGTGGTCCCGGTCCTAATGGACCATTTGGAGGAGCTGGGTTTGGGAATCCATTTGAAGATATATTTGGTGGTGCTGGAGGATTCAACGAT TTTTTCAGAAGCATgttcagagagagagaatttgGAGGACAAGATGTTGag GTTTCTCCTGAAATTTCATTCATGGAAGCAGTTCAAGGGTGTTCCAAGATTGTGACTTTCCAAACTGCTGTAACTTGTGAATCATGTG GTGGTGCTGGCATCCCTCCTGGAACAAAGCCTGAAACCTGTAGAGCCTGCAGATCTGGAATG ACTTTCATGCAAAACGGCTCCTTCAGGCCGCAGTCAACATGTTCACAATGTGGTGGATCAGGGAGGGCTGTCAAA agCCTATGCAAGTCATGCAGAGGACAGCGAGCTGTGAAAGGTGTGAAGTCAGTTAAGCTGGATGTGGTACCTG TCAGGAGCGGATGA
- the LOC135647176 gene encoding chaperone protein dnaJ GFA2, mitochondrial-like isoform X3 translates to MRPHAARLGFWFARRSLGSKLLDESTTAAALDGASARFVSWACSSSRSVVNENCEAANLTKGIINGAFQWHFVPSRSFHGTRSVSAKDYYDVLGDNKNASASDIKKAYHALAKKLHPDTNKDDAGAERKFQEVQCAYDVLKDEDKRRLYNQVGPDAFEQVAAGGGPGPNGPFGGAGFGNPFEDIFGGAGGFNDFFRSMFREREFGGQDVEVSPEISFMEAVQGCSKIVTFQTAVTCESCGGAGIPPGTKPETCRACRSGMTFMQNGSFRPQSTCSQCGGSGRAVKVFIF, encoded by the exons ATGAGGCCCCACGCCGCCCGCCTCGGCTTCTGGTTCGCCCGCAGGTCCCTCGGATCGAAACTCCTCGATGAATCGACAACCGCCGCTGCG TTGGACGGCGCATCGGCCCGGTTCGTTTCCTGGGCTTGCAGCTCGTCTCGGAGTGTCGTAAACGAAAATTGCGAAGCAG CGAATCTTACGAAGGGGATTATTAATGGAGCGTTTCAGTGGCACTTTGTCCCGAGCAGGTCGTTTCATG GTACACGGTCAGTGTCTGCAAAGGATTACTATGATGTACTTGGTGATAATAAGAATGCAAGCGCTTCTGATATCAAAAAAGCCTACCATGCG CTTGCTAAGAAGCTCCATCCTGACACAAACAAAGATGATGCTGGTGCAGAAAGAAAATTCCAAGAAGTGCAATGCGCATATGAT gTTTTGAAGGATGAGGATAAACGAAGGTTATATAATCAG GTTGGTCCAGATGCATTTGAACAAGTTGCAGCTGGAGGTGGTCCCGGTCCTAATGGACCATTTGGAGGAGCTGGGTTTGGGAATCCATTTGAAGATATATTTGGTGGTGCTGGAGGATTCAACGAT TTTTTCAGAAGCATgttcagagagagagaatttgGAGGACAAGATGTTGag GTTTCTCCTGAAATTTCATTCATGGAAGCAGTTCAAGGGTGTTCCAAGATTGTGACTTTCCAAACTGCTGTAACTTGTGAATCATGTG GTGGTGCTGGCATCCCTCCTGGAACAAAGCCTGAAACCTGTAGAGCCTGCAGATCTGGAATG ACTTTCATGCAAAACGGCTCCTTCAGGCCGCAGTCAACATGTTCACAATGTGGTGGATCAGGGAGGGCTGTCAAAGTATTTATTTTTTGA
- the LOC135647243 gene encoding long-chain-alcohol oxidase FAO4A-like — MADPEEMKTWKTVSQLTHPNLIPERLKESLAAVCDTLLPQVDVSSVGDEGLVEFYGTSASMVGTSEHIGGLLSGGLKHPAAGLLYLALWLLSTWYGTFAMCGTRSLSKQFPYFHRFAKVERTKREQILLSWSLGSFPLYAMLFRCLKYLTMRLYFTQLNDDRTNPAWKAMGYCGPDPDLVDQSQHLGTPQPKEKDPVDQEDDVFGPLHSALLHMEKPRDVITRMLHKAGFPAPATFPSSPLTLSCDAAVIGSGSGGSVVAGVLAKAGYKVIVIEKGDYYPSSRLSLLEGPALGAMYEGGGLVATDDVGALLLAGSTVGGGSTVNWSASIRTPGHVRREWCDEHGLELFSSKAYDEALDVVCERMGVQSDVKEEGFNNMILRRGCEKLGYPVANVPCNAPPDHYCGWCHLGCKNGKKQSTKETWLADLADSGNGFILPCCKAVRILYRKGRGLGRSVANGVVVTFGNEEFTVESKVTVVASGALNTPSLLKRSGLKNVHIGKHLHIHPAVVAWGFFPSTRWPEECRKSYEGGILTSMCPLSSYCTLLQTPALHPGMFATVTPWLSAADFRERMTRFSRTAHIFALVRDKGSGTADYPESVVYRMDEEDEEKLKRSLEAAVRILAAAGAEEVGTHHGKGERVKVGGRGGGEGVEELVTEVVRRGLRDGKTPISTAHQMGSCRMAADPKEGAVSPRGETWEVEGLYVADTSVFPTALGVNPMVTVQAIAYCTAQSILQVLQGSNNSSY, encoded by the exons ATGGCCGACCCAGAAGAGATGAAGACATGGAAGACAGTGAGCCAGCTGACACATCCAAACCTGATTCCGGAGCGTCTGAAGGAGTCACTGGCGGCTGTTTGCGACACCCTCCTCCCTCAAGTCGACGTCTCTTCCGTCGGGGACGAAGGGCTCGTCGAGTTCTACGGCACCTCGGCGTCCATGGTTGGCACTTCTGAGCAC ATCGGAGGACTGCTCTCCGGGGGACTGAAGCACCCGGCGGCCGGGCTGCTCTACTTGGCCCTGTGGTTGCTGTCGACATGGTACGGCACCTTCGCCATGTGCGGAACCAGAAGCTTGTCGAAGCAGTTCCCCTACTTCCACAGGTTCGCCAAGGTGGAGAGGACGAAGCGCGAGCAGATCCTCCTCTCATGGTCGCTGGGCTCATTCCCACTCTATGCCATGCTCTTCAGGTGCCTCAAGTATCTTACCATGCGCCTCTACTTCACTCAG CTCAACGATGACCGCACCAACCCGGCATGGAAAGCAATGGGCTACTGTGGACCGGACCCTGACTTGGTTGACCAGAGTCAACATTTGGGGACCCCACAACCCAAGGAAAAAGACCCGGTCGACCAAGAAGACGACGTCTTCGGTCCGCTGCACTCGGCTCTCCTTCACATGGAGAAGCCAAGAGATGTCATCACACGAATGCTACACAAAGCTGGCTTCCCCGCCCCTGCCACCTTCCCTTCCTCCCCTCTCACCCTGTCCTGCGACGCCGCGGTCATCGGCTCCGGCTCTGGCGGTAGCGTCGTCGCTGGCGTCCTCGCCAAGGCTGGCTACAAGGTCATTGTTATCGAGAAGGGGGACTACTATCCCAGCAGCCGCCTCTCCCTTCTCGAAGGACCGGCCTTGGGCGCCATGTACGAGGGTGGCGGCCTCGTCGCCACCGACGACGTCGGAGCCCTGCTCCTCGCCGGGTCCACCGTAGGCGGCGGATCCACCGTCAACTGGTCGGCCTCCATTCGCACCCCGGGGCATGTCAGACGCGAGTGGTGCGACGAGCACGGCCTCGAGCTCTTCTCCAGTAAAGCCTACGATGAAGCCCTCGACGTCGTGTGCGAACGCATGGGAGTCCAATCCGACGTCAAAGAAGAAGGCTTCAACAATATGATCCTGCGAAGAGGGTGCGAGAAGTTGGGATATCCGGTGGCCAACGTGCCATGCAACGCCCCACCTGATCACTACTGCGGGTGGTGCCACCTCGGTTGCAAGAACGGGAAGAAGCAGAGCACCAAAGAGACGTGGCTCGCGGACTTGGCAGACTCCGGGAACGGGTTCATCCTCCCCTGCTGCAAGGCAGTGAGAATCTTGTACCGCAAGGGAAGAGGACTCGGCCGAAGCGTCGCCAACGGAGTCGTCGTCACGTTCGGAAACGAAGAGTTCACCGTCGAGTCGAAGGTGACGGTGGTGGCAAGCGGCGCCCTCAACACGCCGAGTTTGCTAAAGCGGAGCGGCCTCAAGAACGTGCACATCGGGAAGCACCTCCACATCCACCCCGCCGTGGTGGCGTGGGGTTTCTTCCCGTCGACTAGGTGGCCAGAGGAATGCCGGAAAAGCTACGAGGGCGGGATACTAACCTCCATGTGCCCGCTGTCGTCCTACTGCACATTGCTGCAGACACCAGCTCTGCACCCCGGCATGTTCGCGACGGTGACCCCATGGCTATCGGCCGCGGACTTCCGGGAGAGAATGACGCGCTTCTCGCGCACTGCTCACATATTCGCACTTGTCAGAGACAAAGGGTCCGGCACGGCAGACTATCCGGAGTCGGTGGTGTACCGCATggacgaggaggacgaggagaagcTGAAGCGATCATTGGAGGCTGCGGTGAGGATACTGGCGGCGGCGGGAGCAGAGGAGGTGGGGACGCATCACGGCAAGGGAGAGAGGGTGAAggtgggaggaagaggaggaggagaaggggtggaGGAGCTGGTGACGGAGGTGGTGAGGAGGGGGCTGAGGGACGGGAAGACGCCCATCAGCACGGCGCACCAGATGGGGAGCTGCAGGATGGCAGCGGACCCGAAGGAGGGGGCGGTGAGCCCGCGAGGGGAGACGTGGGAGGTGGAGGGGCTGTACGTGGCGGATACAAGCGTCTTCCCCACTGCGCTGGGGGTGAACCCCATGGTCACAGTGCAGGCCATCGCTTACTGCACTGCCCAATCCATACTGCAAGTGTTACAGGGCAGCAACAACAGCTCTTATTAG
- the LOC135647259 gene encoding uncharacterized protein LOC135647259: MSLLPTPPPSLRTIPATSAASSTVALRPVVILPGLGNNTGDYKDMAMTLREGYGIPSVVARVSRVDWLRHAAALLSPGFWRGSLRPRPLIDWYLERVAEAVAEAKLHLEDGGSISLVGHSAGGWLARVYMEEFGMSRISLLLTLGSPHLPPPKGLPGVIDQTRGLLDYIEKNCAPAVYTPELKYICIAGRYIQGAPLFGNSNDPSYDPMLVGEELNKIKLPAKYSNDKSLSSAPSLHARFVGQSYKQVCGQADVWGDGVVPEVSAHLEGALNISLDGVYHSPVGSDGTIRPWFGSASVLKKWVHHLLT, translated from the exons ATGTCTCTCCTCCCAACGCCTCCTCCTTCCCTTCGCACCATTCCGGCCacctccgccgcctcctccacCGTTGCCCTCCGCCCCGTCGTCATTCTTCCG GGGCTGGGGAACAACACCGGGGACTACAAGGATATGGCCATGACGCTGAGAGAAGGGTACGGCATCCCCTCCGTGGTCGCCAGGGTCTCGCGCGTCGACTGGCTTCGCCATGCCGCCGCACTGCTCAGCCCCGGCTTCTGGAGGGGCAGTCTCCGCCCTCGGCCCCTAATCGATTG GTATCTTGAAAGAGTCGCCGAGGCTGTTGCAGAGGCTAAGCTGCATTTGGAAGATG GTGGGAGCATATCGCTTGTAGGTCACTCGGCAGGAGGATGGCTTGCACGTGTATACATGGAAGAATTTGGGATGTCAAGAATCTCTTTACTGCTAACTCTTGGATCCCCTCACTT GCCACCACCAAAGGGTTTGCCAGGAGTAATTGATCAAACTAGAGGCTTACTGGATTATATTGAGAAAAATTGTGCACCAGCTGTTTATACACCAGAATTGAAATACATATGTATCGCTGGAAG GTATATCCAAGGAGCTCCTTTGTTTGGGAATTCGAACGACCCTTCTTATGATCCAATGCTTGTCGGTGAGGAGCTGAACAAGATCAAGTTGCCTGCAAAATACAGCAATGACAAGTCCCTCTCATCTGCACCCAGCTTACATGCTCGCTTCGTAGGTCAAAGTTATAAGCAG GTGTGCGGGCAAGCAGATGTTTGGGGAGATGGTGTTGTTCCGGAAGTGTCTGCTCATCTTGAAGGTGCACTGAATATAAGCTTGGATGGTGTTTATCATTCTCCAGTTGGTTCTGATGGGACAATAAGACCATGGTTTGGTTCTGCATCTGTGCTCAAGAAATGGGTCCATCACCTTTTGACGTGA
- the LOC135672413 gene encoding upstream activation factor subunit spp27-like codes for MSRVFGGCRVLMVAAKAEAASPAAEKMQSGFLKPHPISPAMQKFVGASEISRNVAIKKIWEHIKLNQLQDSANKREIHCDDKLKSILDGRDKVQMFEISGLIASHFPKRK; via the exons ATGTCTAGGGTTTTTGGTGGGTGCAGGGTCCTCATGGTGGCGGCCAAGGCGGAGGCTGCCTCCCCGGCGGCCGAGAAGATGCAGAGCGGCTTCCTCAAGCCGCACCCCATCTCCCCGGCCATGCAGAAGTTCGTCGGCGCCTCCGAGATCTCGCGTAACGTAGCCATTAAGAAGATCTGGGAGCACATCAAGCTCAACCAGCTTCAG GACTCAGCAAACAAGAGGGAGATTCACTGCGATGATAAGCTGAAGAGTATACTTGATGGTAGAGACAAGGTTCAGATGTTTGAGATTTCAGGACTGATAGCTTCTCATTTCCCCAAACGTAAATGA